One Fuerstiella marisgermanici DNA window includes the following coding sequences:
- a CDS encoding Ig-like domain-containing protein: MIATATDRLDRNFLGLALRCGLPMMVLLVADFGFAQRNEPATEVFQLAAGFPRENALNVPTGVAINLRFNQAVDPDSLKFLKLVAADGSEMPCRKSTDLTNASITLVPQNDLRPLTEYSCHGSERVLSRSGEPLVPFARKFTTGETSAAESALPTFEMETFDGTRSMTTILFGPDRRLYAADAFGHLVRWDIDDEGRPQNRTVLLSDPKKSRQYIDLEWDPSATSDNLILWASYSQRLAEKDDRYYFTGTIVRIKLGGKSHEEIHEETIVYGLPHGRERQGGFDTLPHQPNGLVFRDGKLYQSVGSTSSSGGPPNWGIPEQPLSSCILEFDYQSIDAPLDVHPSSGIDPSAPDSAVKIFATGVRNALEIVSHSNGHLYTATNINDRGGPQDGVPDDPDILGDQNSLIKQTTPDHESLFLLQRGRHYGFPNPSRAQYVLHGGNPTAQIDPFEISDYPVGTLPEDGFAAELMFEIWQHGGTSANGMIEYQLETAHPLSGCLLSCFYSTKKIAAIRLGDDGLPVNVAGLRSAEGKLPLNGPLDITQDKRTGILYIADFGTQSKFGADGSLKLLRSSTREKRSPEN; this comes from the coding sequence ATGATCGCAACTGCTACAGACCGATTGGACCGAAACTTCTTAGGACTGGCGTTACGATGTGGCTTGCCGATGATGGTGCTGCTGGTCGCTGACTTTGGTTTCGCACAGCGTAACGAGCCCGCCACAGAAGTGTTTCAGCTAGCGGCCGGTTTTCCTCGTGAGAACGCTTTGAACGTGCCAACGGGCGTTGCGATCAATCTGCGTTTCAACCAGGCCGTTGATCCGGATTCACTGAAGTTTCTGAAGCTGGTTGCTGCCGATGGCTCAGAAATGCCGTGCCGCAAATCCACCGACCTGACCAATGCGTCGATCACGCTTGTCCCGCAAAATGATTTGAGGCCGCTCACGGAATATTCTTGCCACGGTTCGGAGCGTGTCCTGTCAAGAAGCGGTGAACCACTGGTTCCGTTTGCGCGGAAGTTCACGACGGGCGAGACTTCTGCGGCTGAGTCTGCTTTGCCAACGTTTGAGATGGAAACATTCGATGGCACACGTTCGATGACCACGATCCTGTTCGGGCCTGACCGTCGCCTGTACGCGGCCGATGCGTTCGGCCATCTGGTGCGATGGGATATCGACGACGAAGGCCGTCCTCAAAACCGTACCGTTTTACTTAGCGACCCGAAAAAGAGTCGGCAGTACATCGATCTGGAATGGGATCCCTCCGCGACGTCTGACAACCTGATCCTTTGGGCCAGTTATTCGCAGCGACTCGCGGAAAAAGACGATCGCTACTACTTCACCGGCACGATTGTGCGGATCAAACTTGGCGGAAAGAGCCACGAGGAAATCCACGAAGAGACAATCGTCTATGGCTTGCCTCACGGACGAGAACGGCAGGGCGGTTTTGACACGCTGCCACATCAGCCGAATGGGCTCGTCTTTCGCGACGGCAAGCTCTATCAATCGGTTGGGTCCACCAGCAGTTCAGGGGGACCGCCGAACTGGGGCATTCCCGAGCAGCCACTTTCGAGCTGCATTCTGGAATTCGATTACCAGTCGATCGACGCTCCGCTGGACGTACACCCGAGTTCGGGGATCGATCCATCGGCACCGGATTCTGCTGTAAAGATCTTCGCGACCGGAGTTCGCAACGCTCTGGAAATTGTTTCACATTCCAACGGACACCTTTACACGGCCACCAATATCAATGATCGAGGGGGCCCGCAGGACGGCGTACCGGATGACCCCGATATTCTCGGTGACCAAAACTCGTTGATCAAACAAACGACGCCGGACCATGAGAGCCTCTTTCTGCTGCAACGAGGCCGGCACTACGGATTCCCCAATCCATCGCGAGCACAATACGTGCTTCATGGCGGAAACCCGACTGCGCAAATAGATCCTTTTGAGATCTCAGATTACCCGGTTGGCACACTGCCCGAAGATGGCTTTGCTGCGGAACTGATGTTTGAAATTTGGCAGCATGGCGGCACGAGTGCAAACGGAATGATCGAGTATCAGCTAGAAACGGCTCACCCACTTTCCGGTTGTCTGCTGAGCTGTTTCTACTCCACAAAGAAGATCGCAGCCATTCGCCTCGGCGACGACGGTTTGCCCGTCAACGTTGCCGGGTTGCGTTCAGCCGAAGGTAAGCTGCCACTCAACGGCCCGCTGGATATCACGCAGGACAAGCGCACGGGCATTTTGTACATCGCCGACTTTGGCACTCAGTCAAAATTCGGAGCGGACGGATCACTAAAACTGCTCAGAAGCTCAACTCGAGAAAAACGATCGCCCGAAAACTGA
- a CDS encoding beta-ketoacyl-[acyl-carrier-protein] synthase family protein, with product MLRATAVNLLMGRSGTESSSVSQSFIGLKLAALVRFLKSRYSSLPPCPVSHSPTAETETLALDDRIVITGIGLTSPNGNNLAEFRQNLLNGKSGVVDYETRYMGAVLAGVCDFDQTRYQKRRDVRRGTRAGSIAVYCSNEAVADSGLDWPAVSKDRVGVYLGITEHGNVETENEIYEISQFEYDTKVWSHHHNPRTVANNPAGEVTLNMGVTGPHLTIGAACAAGNAGFIQAAQMLRLGECDLAIAGGVSESIHTFGIFASFQSQGALATHADPAKACRPFDEDRNGIVVAEGGGICTVERLDDALARGAKIYGEIIGYAMNSDASDFVLPNSTRQAECIRLALGRAGITADDVDIVSSHATATEQGDIEEATALRAVFGESKAVINNTKSFIGHAMGAAGALELLGNLPSFDDGVAHATINLEKADPRCALPNLVANEPRNLGEVGCILNNSFGMLGINSVLIIKKYES from the coding sequence ATGCTGCGTGCCACTGCGGTCAACTTGCTGATGGGCCGTTCCGGCACGGAGTCGTCGTCCGTTTCGCAATCCTTCATTGGGCTGAAGCTTGCGGCGCTTGTCAGGTTCCTGAAATCGCGGTACTCTTCGCTGCCTCCCTGCCCTGTAAGCCATTCACCGACTGCTGAGACTGAAACGTTGGCCCTCGACGACCGCATTGTCATTACCGGAATTGGACTGACTTCCCCCAACGGCAACAACCTGGCCGAATTTCGCCAGAATTTGCTCAACGGGAAGTCGGGCGTGGTGGACTACGAAACTCGCTATATGGGAGCCGTGCTCGCCGGCGTTTGCGACTTTGATCAAACTCGCTACCAGAAGCGGCGAGACGTCCGCCGGGGAACTCGGGCCGGTTCGATCGCCGTTTACTGTTCCAACGAGGCTGTGGCCGATTCAGGGCTGGATTGGCCCGCCGTGTCAAAGGACCGAGTCGGCGTCTATCTGGGCATCACAGAACACGGGAATGTCGAGACGGAAAACGAAATCTATGAGATTTCGCAGTTCGAATACGACACGAAGGTTTGGTCGCATCACCACAATCCTCGCACGGTCGCGAACAACCCGGCGGGTGAAGTGACTCTGAATATGGGAGTCACCGGGCCTCACCTGACCATTGGAGCCGCCTGTGCGGCTGGCAATGCCGGCTTCATTCAGGCAGCTCAAATGCTGCGGCTGGGCGAATGCGACCTGGCCATTGCGGGCGGCGTTTCGGAAAGTATTCACACATTCGGCATCTTTGCCAGCTTCCAAAGTCAGGGAGCTTTGGCCACGCATGCTGATCCGGCCAAAGCCTGCCGCCCGTTTGACGAAGATCGCAACGGAATTGTGGTGGCCGAAGGCGGCGGGATTTGCACTGTTGAGCGGCTTGATGACGCGTTGGCTCGTGGGGCGAAGATTTACGGTGAAATCATTGGATATGCAATGAATTCGGATGCGTCCGACTTCGTGCTGCCGAATTCAACTCGCCAGGCGGAGTGCATTCGGCTGGCTTTGGGGCGAGCGGGCATTACGGCGGATGACGTGGATATTGTGAGCAGCCACGCCACGGCGACGGAACAGGGAGATATCGAGGAAGCGACGGCATTGAGGGCGGTCTTTGGCGAATCCAAAGCCGTGATCAATAACACGAAGAGCTTTATTGGGCATGCAATGGGGGCAGCGGGTGCTTTGGAGCTTCTGGGTAACTTGCCGTCATTTGACGATGGGGTGGCCCACGCTACAATCAATCTTGAGAAAGCGGACCCAAGATGTGCATTGCCCAATTTAGTGGCGAATGAGCCGCGAAATCTGGGCGAAGTCGGCTGTATATTGAACAACTCGTTTGGGATGCTGGGTATCAATTCGGTCCTGATTATAAAGAAGTACGAGTCGTAA
- a CDS encoding mandelate racemase/muconate lactonizing enzyme family protein produces the protein MPIRNNRRQLLRLGAGIAAGGISGMANIASADERDAVSQGNAPPLKITSVKTYLLRHKLERPNGVSVSVPLPTTREALLIRIETDQGLVGWGEKSPISGTRGTIDNHLTPRLIGENPLDYRRLWRKLWGANFGNGLAVGGVEIALNDLRGKALNLPVAELFGGRFRDQVPVYVSALSYVNQPEIEEEYPKVAAEMVALGHRAIKMRLGRYSVAREARVAQRVRDTVGPDVKLMVDGNGGYTQGTALRMADALNELNFDYFEEPLPQVTPNYTGYEELRRKMPLPLAGGEGLDSRAAGRTLINRGCFDIIQPDVSLCGGIGEALFIAELAALAGVRCMPHCWGGDIAIAASAHLLSLLPDPHWGPPTDTPLLELDQTENPWRNGLAKIPLTVRNGFITIPDKPGLGIEIDEDVVRRFAVA, from the coding sequence ATGCCGATAAGAAACAATCGCCGCCAACTGCTGCGGCTCGGAGCTGGGATTGCCGCTGGTGGGATCTCCGGAATGGCGAATATCGCCTCAGCAGATGAGCGCGACGCAGTGAGCCAGGGGAACGCGCCGCCGCTGAAGATCACTTCTGTAAAGACCTACCTGCTGCGGCACAAACTGGAACGACCGAATGGCGTCTCTGTTTCTGTACCGCTGCCGACAACACGCGAAGCGTTGTTGATTCGAATTGAGACGGATCAGGGGTTGGTTGGCTGGGGCGAGAAGAGTCCCATCTCCGGCACGCGCGGAACCATCGACAATCATTTGACACCGCGACTGATTGGCGAAAACCCGCTGGACTATCGCCGCCTGTGGCGAAAGCTTTGGGGCGCCAACTTTGGAAACGGACTGGCGGTCGGCGGCGTGGAAATCGCTTTGAATGACCTGCGAGGCAAGGCCTTGAACCTGCCCGTAGCCGAACTGTTTGGTGGCCGATTCCGAGACCAGGTGCCGGTCTATGTTTCGGCACTCAGCTATGTGAACCAGCCTGAGATCGAAGAAGAATATCCGAAAGTCGCTGCCGAGATGGTGGCGCTCGGGCACCGCGCCATCAAGATGCGACTGGGACGATATTCCGTCGCTCGCGAAGCACGTGTCGCTCAGCGTGTTCGGGACACGGTCGGACCGGACGTTAAATTGATGGTCGACGGCAACGGAGGGTACACGCAGGGAACAGCATTGCGCATGGCGGACGCTCTTAATGAACTGAATTTCGATTACTTCGAAGAACCACTTCCGCAGGTCACCCCGAACTATACCGGCTATGAAGAACTGCGCCGAAAGATGCCTCTGCCTCTGGCTGGTGGTGAAGGACTTGATTCTCGGGCGGCCGGGCGAACTCTTATCAATCGTGGCTGCTTCGACATCATTCAACCGGACGTCAGCCTGTGCGGCGGAATTGGAGAAGCGCTTTTCATCGCCGAACTGGCAGCGCTGGCCGGCGTTCGCTGTATGCCGCATTGCTGGGGCGGGGACATCGCGATCGCAGCCTCGGCACACTTGCTTTCACTGCTACCCGACCCTCACTGGGGCCCTCCAACAGACACGCCGCTGTTGGAGCTTGACCAGACTGAAAACCCCTGGCGCAATGGTCTCGCGAAAATTCCACTGACAGTACGCAACGGCTTCATCACAATACCGGACAAACCCGGCCTGGGAATTGAAATCGACGAAGACGTAGTCCGCCGCTTCGCGGTTGCCTGA
- a CDS encoding NADH-quinone oxidoreductase subunit I has translation MLTWFRNVWLAVSTVAHGMGVTLVTLLKTYHRDRQTFADTYTYPETPIKVKPRYRGFHRFDLTVCIGCEKCAQACPVDCIYIEKVKSPVGKGFRIDTFGIDYTKCMFCALCVEPCPVDCIFMGSNHDLSCYSRDGCIVDYAKLPLELAWGKATLNPTAVAESKVLHKPVWVKGEESPFEFAES, from the coding sequence ATGTTGACGTGGTTTCGGAATGTCTGGTTGGCGGTTTCTACCGTCGCGCACGGCATGGGAGTGACATTAGTCACATTGCTGAAAACCTATCATCGCGATCGCCAGACATTCGCCGACACATATACTTACCCCGAAACACCGATCAAGGTGAAGCCACGTTACCGAGGCTTCCACCGCTTTGATTTGACGGTCTGCATCGGTTGCGAAAAGTGTGCTCAGGCGTGCCCTGTCGACTGCATCTACATTGAAAAAGTGAAAAGCCCGGTTGGTAAAGGGTTTCGCATTGATACGTTCGGGATCGATTACACGAAGTGCATGTTCTGCGCGTTGTGTGTTGAGCCCTGCCCTGTCGATTGCATCTTCATGGGGTCTAACCACGATCTTAGCTGCTACAGTCGCGACGGATGTATTGTGGACTACGCAAAGCTGCCGCTGGAATTGGCGTGGGGTAAAGCCACGTTGAATCCGACTGCTGTGGCGGAGTCAAAAGTGTTGCATAAGCCGGTTTGGGTGAAGGGCGAAGAAAGTCCTTTTGAGTTTGCTGAAAGTTAG
- a CDS encoding DUF2203 domain-containing protein, with translation MRTDDSLLTVDDANQRLPLVRAIVRDAIDLKRDVLQRQSRLLDLRERYPDEGDDGSPYAEEVLQMEESLEADEIRIDGYSQELRQIGATLQDAETGLVEFASSLDGDPVWLSWVYDEPDVSFWRSERDEPANRRPLEPAEQTN, from the coding sequence ATGCGAACGGACGATTCTCTGTTGACGGTTGACGATGCAAATCAGCGACTGCCTTTAGTGCGAGCGATTGTGCGGGATGCGATTGACTTGAAGCGGGATGTCCTGCAGCGGCAAAGTCGTCTTTTGGACTTGCGGGAACGCTATCCGGACGAGGGTGATGACGGATCTCCGTACGCGGAAGAAGTTTTGCAGATGGAGGAGTCGCTGGAGGCGGATGAAATTCGCATCGACGGGTATTCACAGGAGTTGCGGCAGATCGGCGCGACTCTTCAGGATGCTGAAACCGGCCTTGTTGAATTTGCGTCGTCACTGGATGGCGACCCTGTGTGGTTGAGCTGGGTGTACGACGAACCGGACGTCAGTTTCTGGCGTTCTGAACGTGACGAACCCGCAAATCGTCGGCCGCTGGAACCAGCGGAACAAACGAACTGA
- a CDS encoding acyl carrier protein has protein sequence MTGEEIRQVVLEILERIAPDEDLSDLDDSVAFREQMELDSMDFLDIVMELRKAYRVQIPEEDYQNLNTMSSTVEYLTPKLKDVPVTT, from the coding sequence ATGACGGGTGAGGAGATCAGGCAGGTCGTTCTGGAAATTCTGGAGCGAATCGCTCCGGACGAAGATCTGTCCGATCTGGACGATTCTGTCGCCTTCCGCGAACAGATGGAGCTGGACAGCATGGACTTCCTGGACATTGTGATGGAGCTGCGCAAAGCGTATCGCGTGCAGATTCCGGAAGAGGATTACCAAAACCTCAACACGATGTCTTCGACGGTCGAGTATCTAACGCCAAAACTCAAAGACGTGCCGGTCACGACGTAG
- a CDS encoding phytoene desaturase family protein, which translates to MHYDTVIIGAGMSGLSAGVRLAYFEKNVCILERHTTIGGLNSFYRLRKRNYDVGLHAVTNYAEPGSKGGPLSKLLRQLRMKWEDFDLRPQLQSSIAFPDCTLRFTNDFALLLDQIATAFPKQIDGFRRLLSVIDNHDALDLENRKNISARKVLGEHISDPLLIDMLFCPLMFYGSPTPRDMDFSQFVIMFKSIFYEGFGRPFDGIRLILKKLVRHFKSLGGHLKLRAGVSEIKQSDGKAKAVILDDGTEITADNVLSSAGAAETMRMVDPTRPAKRPIPGDISFVESISVLDCEPSSLGHNDTIVFYNDAPSFHYERPQEPIDLRSGIICSPNNFDYSRPLEDGRVRITALAEPDYWINMPEDEYAQQKMKWNDRIIESALKHIPDFRSHVIDTDVFTPRTIRRFTGHDNGCVYGAPEKFVDGQTPVRNLYLCGTDQGFLGIVGAMLSGITIANRYLLK; encoded by the coding sequence GTGCACTACGATACGGTTATCATCGGTGCCGGTATGTCTGGCCTTTCTGCGGGCGTGCGGCTGGCGTACTTCGAAAAAAACGTCTGCATCCTGGAACGACACACCACCATCGGTGGTCTGAATTCGTTCTACCGCTTGCGCAAACGCAATTATGACGTGGGCCTGCACGCGGTGACTAACTACGCGGAACCCGGCAGCAAAGGCGGTCCGCTTAGTAAACTGCTACGTCAGTTGCGGATGAAGTGGGAAGACTTCGATCTGCGTCCACAGCTGCAATCGTCGATCGCCTTTCCCGACTGCACGCTGCGATTCACCAACGATTTCGCTCTGTTGCTGGACCAGATCGCCACGGCATTCCCGAAACAGATTGACGGGTTTCGCCGGCTTTTGAGCGTCATCGACAACCACGACGCGTTGGATCTGGAGAACCGGAAGAACATTTCGGCTCGCAAGGTCCTGGGCGAGCATATCAGCGACCCGCTGCTGATCGACATGCTGTTTTGTCCGCTGATGTTTTACGGCAGCCCGACCCCGCGCGACATGGACTTCAGTCAGTTCGTGATCATGTTCAAGAGCATCTTCTACGAAGGTTTTGGACGCCCTTTTGATGGCATCCGCCTGATTCTGAAGAAGCTGGTTCGTCACTTTAAGTCGCTGGGTGGACACCTGAAGCTGCGGGCCGGTGTCAGTGAAATTAAGCAGAGTGACGGCAAAGCGAAAGCCGTGATTCTGGATGACGGTACCGAGATCACAGCAGACAATGTGCTGTCGTCGGCGGGTGCTGCGGAAACGATGAGGATGGTCGATCCGACTCGACCGGCCAAACGCCCCATCCCTGGAGACATCTCATTTGTAGAATCGATTTCGGTGCTCGATTGCGAACCGTCATCGCTCGGCCACAACGATACGATCGTGTTTTATAACGACGCTCCCTCGTTTCATTACGAACGTCCTCAGGAGCCGATCGACCTTCGCAGCGGTATCATCTGCTCGCCCAACAACTTCGACTATTCTCGACCACTGGAAGACGGTCGTGTCCGCATCACGGCTCTGGCAGAACCCGACTACTGGATCAACATGCCGGAAGACGAGTACGCTCAGCAGAAGATGAAATGGAACGACCGGATCATCGAAAGCGCGCTGAAGCACATTCCTGACTTCCGGTCGCACGTTATTGATACCGACGTGTTTACGCCTAGAACGATTCGCCGCTTTACCGGTCACGACAACGGCTGCGTGTATGGAGCTCCCGAGAAGTTTGTCGACGGTCAAACGCCCGTTCGCAATCTGTATTTATGTGGTACCGACCAAGGCTTCCTCGGCATTGTCGGAGCCATGCTCTCCGGCATCACGATCGCCAACCGCTATTTGTTGAAATAA
- a CDS encoding PEGA domain-containing protein: MNRDVCAARLQAADTDIQTSNTLEGAMMNRCFTGYVRWGLLLRLLIAVVATSLVGPVQAAELRITSTPNGASIFVNGKATKAVTPAAVELGVGDKVRLGLDGHEPFAQEIQSLDDRVNPRLDEVTAFRMFLDVKTANRKNAGTDDLSVVILLNGDPSQRRVLNRPRYDARRVGAIDHFQFDFDCPTQQLKGIQGRVEGGADAWKCEGMVIRMEKGDALTSRTYNKVINKWMSADAKEGVSWIDIPLAGVRFRPFRIPEKPFRVTVSGRQTQANSARIGRVNVGDRVTIAPVSGTWSSGGTRAGKFCDWRGYEGGQAVMALHIAVGDKRTAVTDREFTFRVEDAGLLALYANDKDPRGNTGSLVVMVTVDRASP, translated from the coding sequence GTGAATCGCGACGTTTGTGCCGCGAGGCTTCAGGCGGCCGACACTGACATTCAAACCAGCAACACTCTTGAAGGGGCCATGATGAATCGTTGTTTCACCGGCTATGTTCGATGGGGCTTGCTGCTACGACTATTGATTGCCGTCGTGGCGACTTCGCTCGTCGGCCCTGTGCAAGCTGCGGAACTTCGCATCACTTCGACACCAAACGGCGCGTCCATCTTTGTCAACGGCAAGGCAACGAAAGCTGTCACTCCCGCAGCAGTTGAATTGGGTGTTGGGGACAAGGTGCGGCTCGGACTGGATGGGCATGAACCGTTCGCACAGGAAATTCAGTCACTCGACGACCGAGTGAATCCCAGGCTGGATGAAGTCACTGCTTTTCGGATGTTTCTGGATGTCAAAACGGCGAACAGGAAAAATGCGGGGACAGACGATCTTTCTGTCGTGATATTGCTTAATGGCGATCCGTCCCAACGCCGCGTTCTCAACAGGCCGCGGTACGATGCGCGTCGTGTTGGGGCGATTGATCACTTTCAATTCGACTTCGATTGTCCAACGCAGCAACTGAAGGGGATTCAGGGCAGGGTTGAAGGTGGTGCCGACGCATGGAAATGCGAAGGGATGGTCATCCGTATGGAAAAAGGTGACGCATTAACAAGTCGGACTTACAACAAAGTCATCAATAAATGGATGTCGGCGGATGCGAAAGAGGGTGTTTCATGGATCGACATTCCGCTTGCCGGCGTCCGCTTTCGCCCTTTCAGGATTCCCGAAAAGCCTTTCAGGGTGACGGTTTCCGGCAGGCAGACTCAAGCCAATTCCGCGCGGATCGGGCGCGTCAACGTCGGCGATCGGGTTACAATTGCTCCGGTGTCCGGGACTTGGTCGAGCGGCGGGACGCGTGCGGGCAAATTCTGCGACTGGCGCGGCTATGAGGGCGGTCAGGCCGTGATGGCCCTGCATATCGCCGTCGGCGACAAACGAACCGCCGTCACTGACAGGGAATTCACATTCCGGGTGGAAGATGCCGGCTTGCTCGCTCTGTATGCCAATGACAAGGATCCTCGCGGAAACACGGGGTCGCTCGTGGTAATGGTGACGGTCGATCGGGCTTCGCCATAG